Genomic window (Acidimicrobiales bacterium):
GCTGGCGGACGCCGTGCGTCAGCAGCCGAGGACGACGGCGGCGAGGAGGCGCACGCCGAACACGACGATGATCGGCGACAGGTCGAGGCCGGCGCCGCCGAACGACAGCGGCGGCAGGATCCGCCGCACCGGGCCGAGCACCGGCTCGGTCAGCGAGTAGAGGAACCCGTACACCGAGGCGAGGGCGGAGCCCGGCGAGAGCGGGAACCAGCTCAGGATGATGCGCCCGAACAGGAGCAGCACGTACAGGTCGATGAGCCGGCAGAGGATCATGGGAGGGCGGCGCCGACGTCAGTCGTACAGGCCGCGCTCGTGCAGGCGGCGGCGCTCCTCGGCGGAGACCTCGACGTTGGTCGGGGTGAGCAGGTACACCGACCCGGCCACCCGCTCCATCTGCCCCCCGAGGCCGTAGCAGAGGCCCGAGGCGAAGTCGATGAGGCGGCGGGAGAGGTCGCGGTCGACGCCCTGCAGGTTCATGATGACCGGCTGGCTGCCCTTGAACTTGTCCGCCAGCTCCTGGGCCTCGTTGAACGAGGTGGGCGACACGACGTGGGGCTTGGCGCTGGCCGACGCCGGGATGGGCCGGACGACGGCCGGCCGCGGCTTCTGCACGACCGCCGAGGACTCGACCTGCGGGGAGATGGTGCGGATGGTGCCGATCGGCTGGTGGTCGGGGACGGGCTCGGGGAGCGGCGCCGGGGCCGGCTGCGGGGGGTAGCGCGTGCCGCCCTGGACGTAGCCCTGGGCGTGGACGGGCTCGTCCTGGGGGTCGTAGTCGTCGTACTCGTCGTCGGGGCCGAGGCCCAGGTAGAGCATCGCCCGACGCCACAGTGATGACATGCACGCTCCTCAGAGGTCCGCGGGGACGCCGACCCTGTGGCGTGGGCCGGCCCGCGAGGCGGGGTCAAGCGTAGTGTCGCAGGCCGTCGCTGCCCGCACGCGGACCGAACAGCGCGGTGCCCACCCGCACCATCGTCGACCCCTCCGCCACCGCCACCTCGAGGTCGCCGGTCATGCCCATGGACCGCTCGGGGAGGCCGAGCCGGTCGGCCAGCTCGCGCACCAGCCGGAAGCCGGGCCGGGCGTCCTCGGGGTCGCCGGGCGGGCCGACGGCCATCAGCCCGCGCACGTCGAGGCCGAGGTCGCGCAGGCCGGCGACCAGGTCG
Coding sequences:
- the sepF gene encoding cell division protein SepF, which encodes MSSLWRRAMLYLGLGPDDEYDDYDPQDEPVHAQGYVQGGTRYPPQPAPAPLPEPVPDHQPIGTIRTISPQVESSAVVQKPRPAVVRPIPASASAKPHVVSPTSFNEAQELADKFKGSQPVIMNLQGVDRDLSRRLIDFASGLCYGLGGQMERVAGSVYLLTPTNVEVSAEERRRLHERGLYD
- a CDS encoding YggT family protein; translation: MILCRLIDLYVLLLFGRIILSWFPLSPGSALASVYGFLYSLTEPVLGPVRRILPPLSFGGAGLDLSPIIVVFGVRLLAAVVLGC